A single window of Nocardia sp. NBC_01327 DNA harbors:
- a CDS encoding PEP/pyruvate-binding domain-containing protein: MRQVVERFETPESSRARFGGKGFFLTKLRDMHYAVPPFRILESAVLDRHDIPEREVEELLAALRAEAAEVMGVDPASVAFAVRSSAPVSMPGMMDTLLGVGISPADVPALAERLGGAGTAWDMVITGARGLCRHIAGIETDEAEQATFDTYARLVAAFEGATGREFPGTPVAQVKLAVDAVAASWNNQRAREYRAVHGISEQDRPSVVIQAMAYGTAGSSSGSGVVFSHDPLTGVRGLHGEFLGERTGESLVAGTATPAAVQQLAAAVPTAHAELTAYTDELFSWLSVMVEVEFVVEHGTLWLVQVRPAIAADQVHNTVAVDAWRAGILDRAEALRRLRLDALFAEAPPCAVAGHAPLLATGIAASTGVATGRLVRDSAAALDGGPEATVLLRPRTEPEDFMGMVHAVAVVTLEGGSGSHAAVVARELGRPAVVGAVFTDPDWLARAGAATVTVCGTTGRVWLGAVPLAEGGMAGWPGDLIGAPEDTEVLGSAEDLFGAEPEAVQLDPATDPARIPASAIVVTDDPQLAAAAARYAGVAFVCPPGDAETPWRTDLPEIPLRYVIAAPAQQRYVRAVLALRETITSRSEASR; the protein is encoded by the coding sequence ATGCGCCAAGTCGTTGAGCGATTCGAGACACCGGAGAGTTCCCGGGCCCGCTTCGGCGGCAAGGGCTTCTTCCTGACCAAGCTGCGCGATATGCATTACGCCGTACCGCCTTTCCGGATTCTGGAGAGCGCGGTACTGGATCGGCACGATATTCCGGAACGGGAGGTCGAGGAGCTGCTCGCAGCGCTGCGGGCCGAGGCCGCCGAGGTCATGGGCGTCGACCCGGCCTCGGTGGCCTTCGCGGTGCGCTCCAGCGCACCGGTGAGCATGCCCGGAATGATGGATACGCTATTGGGCGTGGGTATTTCGCCCGCCGACGTACCCGCCCTGGCGGAACGGCTGGGCGGCGCGGGTACGGCGTGGGACATGGTGATCACCGGAGCTCGCGGGCTCTGCCGCCATATCGCGGGCATCGAGACCGATGAGGCGGAGCAGGCGACCTTCGATACGTACGCCCGGTTGGTCGCCGCCTTCGAGGGGGCCACCGGCCGGGAGTTTCCTGGCACCCCGGTCGCGCAGGTGAAGCTCGCGGTGGATGCCGTCGCGGCCTCGTGGAACAATCAGCGGGCCCGGGAATACCGTGCCGTGCACGGGATTTCGGAGCAGGACCGGCCCTCCGTGGTGATCCAGGCGATGGCCTACGGAACGGCGGGCAGCAGCAGCGGCAGCGGTGTGGTGTTCAGTCACGATCCGCTGACGGGGGTGCGCGGGCTGCACGGTGAGTTCCTCGGTGAGCGGACCGGTGAATCGCTGGTCGCCGGCACCGCCACACCCGCCGCCGTCCAGCAGCTCGCCGCCGCCGTCCCCACCGCGCACGCCGAACTCACCGCCTACACCGATGAGCTGTTCAGCTGGCTCAGCGTCATGGTCGAGGTGGAATTCGTCGTCGAGCACGGCACGCTGTGGCTGGTCCAGGTGCGTCCGGCGATCGCCGCGGATCAGGTGCACAACACCGTCGCGGTCGACGCGTGGCGGGCCGGAATCCTCGATCGTGCGGAGGCCCTGCGGCGACTGCGGCTGGACGCGCTGTTCGCCGAGGCGCCGCCGTGCGCCGTCGCGGGCCACGCCCCGCTGCTCGCCACCGGTATCGCCGCCTCGACCGGTGTCGCCACCGGCCGGCTGGTGCGGGACTCCGCCGCCGCGCTCGACGGCGGTCCGGAGGCGACCGTACTGCTTCGTCCCCGGACCGAACCGGAGGACTTCATGGGCATGGTGCACGCGGTGGCGGTGGTGACCCTGGAGGGCGGCTCGGGTTCGCATGCCGCCGTGGTGGCCCGGGAATTGGGGCGGCCCGCCGTGGTCGGTGCGGTCTTCACCGATCCGGACTGGCTCGCGCGGGCGGGTGCGGCGACGGTCACCGTCTGCGGCACCACCGGCCGGGTCTGGCTCGGCGCGGTGCCGCTCGCCGAGGGCGGCATGGCGGGCTGGCCCGGTGACCTCATCGGCGCACCGGAGGATACCGAGGTCCTCGGGTCGGCCGAGGACCTGTTCGGGGCGGAACCTGAAGCGGTACAGCTGGATCCGGCGACGGACCCGGCCCGGATACCCGCATCGGCGATCGTGGTCACCGATGACCCGCAGCTGGCCGCGGCAGCGGCTCGCTATGCCGGAGTCGCCTTCGTCTGTCCACCCGGCGACGCCGAAACACCGTGGCGGACAGATCTTCCGGAGATCCCGCTGCGCTATGTCATCGCCGCGCCGGCACAGCAGCGGTACGTGCGGGCCGTACTGGCGCTGCGCGAAACCATCACATCCCGATCGGAGGCATCCCGATGA
- a CDS encoding PEP-utilizing enzyme, with the protein MTFQHCRVDTYAHPSLRVYSAGNFGEIAPKRLSPMSWSLVGRPMELGTRQFIRDILGAQRWATGSNYVFTGYFNCRPYHNLTAYCHIAEHVNLLTPEDVTAAYFEGIAPPVSALAHRPGALRRNGATARMLRELVELRPRVIELEQQVFDYEQEVDAVLDADAAWRIGELAAHGNTLLERAWHLHIIGTSGSIAAEVLQRNVVGRLVRGGNRITNWLKEPAELPWGRITELAPIPDGPSRFVERPFYEIADDALPWADFVIPPMGHSASAVRDEPDLSPREALIGMSGRWRGAGIDATVLFLGDVMALREHSKSLAMRLLHAHRRFVPALAALRGVGAADWPYLTMSELRGTPPDRAEIEARREACEDALAVDMPDYLDLSPGAPAEFQPAREPRGVSAGVCDGIAIGLGEMPTMKGAVLACESADANVIPILPFVGAVVTARGSQYSHIAIICRELGIPAVVSHPLAGDIKPGQRVYVNGDTGEVRIVH; encoded by the coding sequence ATGACCTTCCAGCACTGCCGGGTCGACACCTATGCGCATCCGAGTCTGCGGGTGTACTCGGCCGGCAACTTCGGTGAGATCGCGCCCAAGCGGCTCTCGCCCATGTCGTGGTCGCTGGTCGGCCGGCCGATGGAACTCGGCACCCGCCAGTTCATCCGGGACATCCTCGGCGCCCAGCGCTGGGCCACCGGCTCGAACTACGTCTTCACCGGCTACTTCAACTGCCGCCCGTACCACAATCTCACGGCCTACTGTCATATCGCCGAACACGTGAATCTCCTGACGCCCGAGGACGTTACGGCCGCCTACTTCGAGGGCATCGCGCCACCGGTGTCCGCGCTGGCGCATCGGCCCGGCGCGCTGCGGCGCAATGGCGCGACCGCTCGCATGCTGCGTGAACTGGTCGAGCTGCGGCCGCGCGTGATCGAGCTGGAACAGCAGGTGTTCGACTACGAGCAGGAGGTCGACGCCGTTCTGGACGCCGACGCCGCCTGGCGCATAGGCGAATTGGCGGCGCACGGCAACACCCTGCTCGAGCGGGCCTGGCATCTGCACATCATCGGCACCTCCGGATCGATCGCCGCGGAAGTATTGCAGCGCAATGTCGTCGGGCGACTGGTGCGCGGCGGCAATCGAATCACCAACTGGCTCAAGGAACCCGCGGAACTGCCCTGGGGGCGCATAACCGAACTGGCCCCGATTCCGGACGGCCCGTCGCGCTTCGTCGAGCGGCCCTTCTACGAGATCGCCGATGACGCGCTGCCCTGGGCGGATTTCGTGATTCCGCCCATGGGGCACAGCGCTTCGGCCGTGCGCGACGAACCGGATCTCTCACCGCGCGAGGCGCTCATCGGCATGAGCGGGCGCTGGCGCGGCGCCGGAATCGACGCCACCGTACTGTTTCTCGGCGATGTGATGGCGCTGCGCGAGCACAGTAAGTCGCTGGCCATGCGACTGCTGCACGCTCATCGCCGCTTCGTCCCCGCGCTCGCGGCACTGCGCGGCGTCGGTGCGGCCGATTGGCCGTACCTCACCATGAGCGAGCTGCGCGGTACTCCGCCGGACCGGGCCGAGATCGAGGCTCGCCGCGAAGCCTGTGAGGACGCGCTGGCCGTCGACATGCCCGACTACCTGGATCTTTCGCCTGGCGCGCCCGCGGAATTCCAGCCCGCTCGCGAGCCGCGCGGCGTCTCGGCCGGGGTGTGCGACGGCATTGCCATCGGGCTCGGCGAGATGCCGACCATGAAGGGCGCGGTACTGGCGTGCGAGAGCGCCGACGCCAATGTCATCCCCATCCTGCCGTTCGTCGGCGCGGTCGTGACGGCCCGCGGCAGTCAGTACTCACATATCGCCATCATCTGCCGCGAGCTCGGCATACCGGCGGTCGTATCCCATCCGCTGGCCGGAGATATCAAGCCGGGACAACGGGTGTACGTGAACGGAGACACAGGAGAGGTGCGAATTGTCCACTGA
- a CDS encoding AMP-binding protein, producing MRSIVDWIGERENEGILRFYTGREWEGQTYDDMAGAALGVADYLRDLGVVRGDRIALVLPTCREFPKFFFGALIVGAIPTVVAPAGLPDSGVTGQLSRLRVLDPVAVVAESTTLAALRESGFPLPRMLIDSTAEMPIGGSATLDPPIDDETAIIQFTSGSSSLPRAVRISSRAVIAHAQMLRTVFHDRTAHKTASFGSWLPLHHDMGLIGTFLSPLLWEQDTWLMRPEHFVRRPLLYLELFGKHGVNNSAMPNFALERITRLVGRDSLQGMDFSNWRTLIVGSDRINFSAVRAFHELLAPHGLSALTVKPGYGMAETTLAITVSDLVDMPTALAVDHRTLTDHAEVDVLARRTLTDGEPLPEGAHLVVSCGRELPGARVTVVDSDRLALPDGQVGELAVQSPGLFSGYLDEQQPGEADEAPDIHYTGDLGFRSGDEIYVLGRMGNAVKVNGTFITAEDIELLIAERLRIHHDKISVVLRDMEMTGKVSSLVVFQQRVPEDGVEAALGVLRRMGLESNGAALITMKPLAIPRTTSGKPRRVELWNDLVTGVSTGKELFVGVGSPLFGLNPVDGHAPSR from the coding sequence GTGAGATCGATAGTCGACTGGATCGGCGAGCGCGAGAACGAGGGCATCCTGCGCTTCTACACCGGGCGCGAATGGGAGGGCCAAACCTACGACGACATGGCGGGCGCCGCCCTGGGCGTCGCGGACTACCTGCGGGATCTGGGCGTCGTGCGCGGTGACCGGATCGCGCTGGTACTGCCGACCTGCCGGGAATTCCCGAAGTTCTTCTTCGGGGCGCTGATCGTCGGCGCCATCCCCACGGTGGTCGCACCGGCCGGGCTGCCCGACAGCGGTGTGACCGGGCAGCTGTCCCGGCTGCGGGTGCTGGACCCGGTCGCGGTGGTGGCCGAATCGACCACCCTTGCCGCGCTGCGGGAATCGGGATTTCCACTGCCGCGCATGCTGATCGACTCGACCGCCGAGATGCCGATCGGCGGCAGTGCGACACTGGATCCGCCGATCGACGACGAGACGGCGATCATCCAGTTCACCTCCGGATCCAGCAGTCTGCCGCGCGCGGTCCGGATCAGTTCGCGCGCGGTGATCGCGCACGCGCAGATGCTCCGGACCGTGTTCCACGACCGCACCGCGCACAAGACCGCGAGCTTCGGCTCCTGGCTACCGCTGCACCACGATATGGGTCTGATCGGCACCTTCCTCTCACCGCTGCTCTGGGAGCAGGACACCTGGCTCATGCGGCCCGAGCATTTCGTGCGGCGGCCGCTGCTCTATCTGGAACTGTTCGGCAAGCACGGCGTCAACAACTCCGCCATGCCGAACTTCGCGCTCGAGCGCATTACGCGACTGGTCGGCCGGGACAGCCTGCAGGGCATGGACTTCTCGAACTGGCGCACGCTGATCGTCGGCTCGGACCGGATCAATTTCAGCGCGGTGCGCGCGTTCCACGAACTGCTGGCCCCGCACGGACTGTCCGCGCTGACCGTGAAGCCGGGCTACGGCATGGCCGAAACCACCTTGGCCATCACGGTTTCCGATCTCGTCGATATGCCGACCGCATTGGCCGTCGACCACCGGACGCTCACCGATCACGCCGAGGTCGACGTGCTCGCACGGCGCACGCTCACCGACGGTGAACCGCTGCCGGAGGGGGCGCACCTGGTGGTGTCCTGCGGGCGGGAACTGCCCGGCGCCCGCGTCACCGTCGTCGACTCCGATCGGCTGGCGCTGCCCGACGGGCAGGTGGGCGAGCTGGCGGTGCAGTCGCCCGGACTGTTCAGCGGCTACCTCGACGAGCAGCAACCCGGTGAGGCCGACGAGGCGCCCGATATCCACTACACCGGCGATCTCGGCTTCCGCAGCGGTGACGAGATCTACGTGCTGGGCCGAATGGGCAATGCGGTCAAGGTGAACGGCACGTTCATCACCGCGGAGGACATCGAACTGCTGATCGCCGAGCGGCTCAGAATCCACCACGACAAGATCAGCGTGGTGCTGCGCGATATGGAGATGACGGGCAAGGTCTCCAGTCTGGTCGTCTTCCAGCAGCGGGTGCCCGAGGACGGTGTGGAGGCGGCCCTGGGCGTGCTGCGCCGGATGGGCCTGGAGTCGAACGGCGCGGCGCTGATCACCATGAAGCCCTTGGCGATTCCGCGCACCACCAGTGGCAAACCGCGCCGCGTCGAGCTCTGGAACGACCTCGTCACCGGCGTGAGTACCGGTAAGGAACTGTTCGTCGGCGTGGGTTCCCCACTGTTCGGCCTGAACCCCGTGGATGGTCATGCGCCAAGTCGTTGA
- a CDS encoding UbiA family prenyltransferase: MTDDGAEAPEKPTARTWLIYGLRIRRVEFLPLTLTVPLVPALLVSHSARELLSLNMLLATVVVILSIQVGNMANCLADREMDAIYKTRLSQAVYGLGVGSVVRQIAVTSLAAALIEGYLTFRTGHLDLLLIGGLWALLGMGYSLPPLHLNGRGIWQLPVLLAVYFILPGLFVLRAFEEPVSWAAVGVICGFACTNIGIIVINHAEDFPEDVLYSIRTYVRALGLTRALTLGVVMLCVGAGLVTTSILVMAGPNWGLVPYLIACLLGVRFVGKTALAVRGKSLEDGIVALRLRSKLAPPHTVLVGWTTVLLAALVFATR; this comes from the coding sequence TTGACCGACGACGGTGCCGAAGCGCCCGAAAAACCGACTGCCCGAACGTGGCTGATCTACGGGCTGCGCATCCGCCGCGTCGAATTCCTGCCGTTGACGCTGACCGTGCCCTTGGTGCCGGCACTGCTGGTCTCCCATTCGGCGCGGGAACTGCTGTCGCTCAACATGTTGCTGGCGACAGTGGTGGTGATTCTTTCGATTCAGGTCGGGAATATGGCGAACTGCCTGGCCGATCGCGAGATGGACGCCATCTACAAGACCCGGCTGTCGCAGGCGGTCTACGGCCTCGGCGTCGGGTCGGTGGTCCGGCAGATCGCGGTCACCAGCCTGGCGGCGGCCCTGATCGAGGGCTATCTGACCTTCCGCACCGGGCATCTGGATCTGCTGCTCATCGGCGGACTCTGGGCGCTGCTGGGCATGGGTTACTCGCTGCCGCCGCTGCATCTCAACGGGCGCGGCATCTGGCAGCTGCCGGTCCTGCTGGCGGTCTACTTCATCCTGCCGGGGCTGTTCGTCCTGCGCGCCTTCGAGGAACCCGTCTCCTGGGCGGCGGTCGGGGTGATCTGCGGTTTCGCCTGCACCAATATCGGCATCATCGTCATCAACCACGCCGAGGACTTCCCCGAGGACGTGCTGTACTCGATCCGCACCTACGTGCGGGCGCTCGGGCTGACCCGCGCGCTCACCCTCGGCGTCGTAATGCTCTGTGTCGGTGCGGGTCTCGTGACCACCTCGATTCTGGTCATGGCCGGGCCCAACTGGGGTCTGGTGCCCTATCTGATCGCCTGTCTGCTGGGCGTGCGATTTGTCGGCAAGACCGCACTCGCGGTCCGCGGCAAATCACTCGAGGACGGCATCGTCGCGCTGCGCCTCCGGTCGAAACTCGCTCCCCCGCACACGGTTCTGGTGGGGTGGACGACCGTCCTGCTCGCCGCCCTGGTCTTCGCGACCCGCTAG
- a CDS encoding phosphopantetheine-binding protein — MSTENETFVLIADPEQVLAIIEDKLAIGRPRLDLRLTDSIRDDIDIDSLSLMEAMTRVEEEYGIELIDNEEIQNVVTVGDLVALIQRVYRAQHNPDPVGEAL, encoded by the coding sequence TTGTCCACTGAGAATGAAACTTTCGTCCTGATCGCCGATCCCGAGCAGGTGCTCGCGATCATCGAGGACAAGCTGGCCATCGGCCGGCCGCGCCTGGATCTGCGACTGACCGATTCCATCCGCGACGATATCGACATCGACTCGCTCTCGCTCATGGAGGCCATGACCCGGGTCGAGGAGGAGTACGGGATCGAGCTCATCGACAACGAGGAGATCCAGAATGTGGTCACCGTAGGCGATCTGGTGGCGCTCATCCAGCGGGTCTATCGGGCGCAACACAATCCGGATCCGGTCGGGGAGGCGCTGTGA
- a CDS encoding acyl-CoA dehydrogenase family protein, translated as MTVETTLPAPGDLGSLVQKAVDSVEVDPGRTRFPRPVLEHLGEAGVLRRRWTPIGNGAGDVLFGVRMGEELAGRAPAGIAIGVSLHTETVLSLLHRFGASDYLVGLRERALDGQAVGCIAASEPRGGSDLSAVSCLATPTGSGWSISGRKKYVSLGAVADFAIVLCRIATAAGVPTERHATIAVPLKDVEIVREHEKLGTHALDTVVVDFDHVEVDREATVGRAGLGVLNLNYGLSFERLAISAQVAGGCATAISLAVEHAERREQFGKRLREHQYIAFRLAELKAETEVLSGAVQTLARDVMSGPLDRQLMSRIAAVKLCAARAGERLISEAMQVFGGPGYLPRETPFGQFWNDIRVSRIGAGTDEMMLAIITDSLRGNPDLYDRLVSISQ; from the coding sequence ATGACCGTCGAAACAACGCTCCCGGCACCCGGCGACCTGGGTTCCCTCGTCCAGAAGGCGGTGGACTCGGTCGAGGTCGATCCGGGCCGAACCAGATTCCCGCGCCCAGTGCTGGAGCATCTGGGCGAGGCAGGCGTGCTGCGCCGGCGCTGGACGCCCATCGGCAACGGCGCGGGTGATGTGCTGTTCGGCGTCCGCATGGGTGAGGAACTGGCGGGGCGGGCGCCGGCCGGCATCGCCATCGGCGTCTCACTGCACACCGAGACCGTACTGTCGCTGCTGCACCGCTTCGGCGCCTCGGATTACCTTGTGGGACTGCGGGAGCGGGCCCTCGACGGGCAGGCGGTGGGCTGCATCGCGGCCAGCGAGCCCCGGGGCGGCAGTGATCTCTCGGCGGTGTCCTGCCTGGCAACACCGACCGGCTCGGGCTGGTCCATCTCCGGTCGCAAGAAGTACGTATCCCTCGGCGCCGTAGCGGATTTCGCGATTGTGCTGTGCCGGATCGCGACCGCCGCGGGCGTCCCGACCGAGCGGCACGCGACCATCGCGGTGCCGCTGAAGGATGTCGAGATCGTGCGCGAGCACGAGAAATTGGGCACTCACGCGCTCGATACCGTGGTGGTGGACTTCGATCACGTGGAGGTGGACCGCGAGGCCACCGTCGGCCGCGCCGGGCTCGGGGTGCTCAATCTGAACTACGGCCTGTCCTTCGAGCGGCTGGCGATCTCCGCCCAGGTGGCCGGGGGCTGTGCCACCGCCATCAGCCTCGCCGTCGAACATGCCGAGCGGCGTGAGCAATTCGGCAAGCGGCTGCGCGAACACCAGTACATCGCCTTCCGGCTCGCGGAGCTGAAGGCCGAGACCGAAGTGCTCTCCGGCGCGGTGCAGACGCTGGCCCGCGATGTGATGTCCGGACCGCTCGATCGCCAGCTCATGAGCCGCATCGCCGCGGTGAAACTGTGTGCGGCCCGAGCGGGCGAACGGCTGATCAGCGAGGCCATGCAGGTCTTCGGCGGCCCCGGGTATCTGCCCCGGGAGACGCCGTTCGGGCAGTTCTGGAACGACATTCGGGTGTCCCGCATCGGCGCGGGCACCGACGAGATGATGCTGGCCATCATCACCGATTCGCTGCGCGGCAATCCCGACCTCTACGACCGGCTGGTGAGTATCTCGCAATGA
- a CDS encoding SDR family oxidoreductase, whose translation MKVLVIGASGYLGRAVGRVLAADGHRIIELSRGGKACHGAAVMGDVNSPGLGLSAETLGELGDIEVVVCCFGSVNMGADPAGVVNVHVNGTRNVMDFAASVDSVRRVVYVSSVLALGRASGSITNRDLSRGQTFRNWYEYAKYRGELIARRERRVPVSILRLGTLLGSAPSEVIPRHGGPVSVLPHVLSGLPVPLENCGRFPVYAADVDIAAAVIRDLVVSAEHRSACTYFDPERPTLAAVLERLCRPWGVLPRVVDSFGPTWMQRALTRRFGVEEEVMDYARPLFEFDPSIFDSLPNPDITSKSDYIMETGVALRDSGVLRSPSALGELRPAVLAALPSAGMGVLR comes from the coding sequence ATGAAGGTCCTGGTTATCGGCGCCTCGGGATATCTCGGCCGCGCGGTCGGGCGGGTGCTGGCCGCCGACGGGCATCGGATCATCGAGCTCAGTCGCGGCGGAAAGGCCTGCCACGGTGCGGCTGTCATGGGCGATGTGAACTCGCCCGGTCTCGGCCTGAGCGCCGAGACGCTCGGCGAGCTCGGTGATATCGAGGTCGTGGTGTGCTGCTTCGGCTCGGTGAATATGGGAGCCGATCCGGCCGGCGTGGTGAACGTCCACGTCAACGGCACCCGCAATGTCATGGACTTCGCCGCATCCGTCGATTCGGTGCGGCGGGTGGTGTACGTGTCCTCGGTGCTGGCGCTGGGCCGGGCGAGCGGATCGATCACCAATCGCGATCTCAGCCGCGGGCAGACCTTCCGGAACTGGTACGAGTACGCCAAGTATCGCGGCGAGCTCATCGCCCGCCGGGAGCGCCGGGTGCCGGTGAGCATTCTGCGGCTGGGCACACTGCTCGGTTCCGCGCCGTCCGAGGTGATTCCGCGGCACGGCGGACCGGTCTCGGTGCTGCCGCACGTGCTCAGCGGCCTTCCGGTGCCGCTCGAGAACTGCGGCCGCTTCCCGGTCTATGCCGCCGATGTCGATATCGCGGCGGCGGTGATCCGCGATCTCGTGGTGAGCGCCGAACATCGCAGTGCCTGTACCTATTTCGATCCGGAACGGCCGACCCTGGCCGCGGTGCTGGAGCGGCTGTGCCGTCCCTGGGGCGTACTGCCCAGGGTTGTCGACTCGTTCGGTCCCACCTGGATGCAGCGCGCGCTGACCCGGCGCTTCGGGGTGGAGGAGGAAGTCATGGACTATGCCCGCCCGCTGTTCGAATTCGATCCGTCGATCTTCGATTCGCTGCCGAATCCGGATATCACGTCGAAGTCCGACTACATCATGGAAACAGGTGTGGCCCTGCGTGATTCGGGTGTACTGCGTTCACCGTCCGCACTGGGTGAACTGCGACCCGCCGTGCTCGCCGCGCTGCCGTCAGCAGGGATGGGAGTACTGCGATGA
- a CDS encoding SDR family oxidoreductase has protein sequence MTVMISESIPRQGISAPRLLAAGLSGQVGRGLSEAVAQAVAPMRTTALVRRRVRADLARPGGVDAQVVGDITEKHWALGDSDLEALGDVDAVVNLAGIVDWTASQAAMDRVNYLGAMNGLALARKLSERLGRPVPYVYVSTAYVAGTMAGYIAEDLHPPHEDRTPYELSKWFAENHLMREAAADDHPVLIVRIGGVIGGSRSHSTTRWSSLYQLVAPMSSGQLPVLPVRPGARVDILPRDVIGEGMIRLLSHGAATGFQAWRGGAIVQLCAGEYAPTMAALLALLQSKDVEGRYDPPRLITAPDRALRMAENMGLKYARWNREMGNRLFGLRYVSIDRIFERTRLMELTDGWCPATSVEDIIDIAFGLGAAAEPEVLPYLPLGRFA, from the coding sequence ATGACTGTCATGATTTCCGAAAGTATTCCGCGCCAAGGTATTTCCGCGCCCAGACTGCTGGCGGCCGGGCTGAGCGGTCAGGTCGGCCGGGGGTTGTCCGAGGCCGTCGCCCAGGCGGTCGCTCCCATGCGCACCACCGCGCTGGTGCGCCGCCGCGTGCGCGCCGATCTGGCGCGCCCCGGTGGCGTGGACGCCCAGGTGGTCGGTGACATCACCGAAAAGCACTGGGCGCTAGGCGATTCCGACCTCGAGGCGCTCGGCGACGTGGACGCGGTGGTGAATCTGGCCGGCATCGTCGACTGGACCGCCTCCCAGGCCGCGATGGATCGGGTCAACTATCTCGGTGCGATGAACGGTCTGGCCCTGGCGCGCAAGCTCTCCGAACGACTCGGGCGCCCGGTGCCGTATGTCTATGTCAGCACGGCGTATGTGGCGGGCACCATGGCCGGCTATATCGCCGAGGATCTGCATCCCCCGCACGAGGACCGCACGCCCTACGAACTGAGCAAGTGGTTCGCGGAGAACCATCTGATGCGCGAGGCCGCCGCGGACGACCACCCCGTACTGATCGTCCGGATCGGCGGTGTCATCGGTGGTTCCCGATCGCATTCGACCACGCGGTGGAGTTCGCTGTATCAGCTGGTGGCGCCCATGTCCTCGGGTCAGCTGCCGGTACTGCCGGTGCGGCCGGGCGCACGGGTCGACATTCTGCCGCGCGATGTCATCGGCGAGGGCATGATCCGGCTGCTGAGTCACGGCGCCGCAACCGGATTCCAGGCCTGGCGGGGCGGCGCGATCGTCCAGCTGTGCGCCGGTGAGTACGCGCCCACCATGGCCGCGCTGCTGGCGCTGCTGCAGTCCAAGGATGTCGAGGGCCGCTACGACCCGCCCCGGCTGATCACCGCACCCGACCGCGCACTGCGCATGGCCGAGAACATGGGCCTCAAATACGCCAGGTGGAACCGGGAGATGGGCAATCGCCTGTTCGGCCTGCGCTACGTGTCGATCGACCGCATTTTCGAGAGGACCCGATTGATGGAACTGACCGACGGCTGGTGCCCGGCCACTTCGGTGGAGGACATCATCGATATCGCCTTCGGCCTCGGGGCCGCGGCCGAACCCGAGGTGCTGCCGTATCTGCCCCTGGGGAGGTTCGCATGA
- a CDS encoding type III polyketide synthase, giving the protein MAILHKPAVIFPEEVVTLEQTLTIAERMHADNPDLELALRLIRNTGVETRNIVQPLELTLRHPGFEERNLVHNREAKHYVPIVVAEALANAGKTASDIDVIIYVSCTGFSMPSLTAWMINELGFRPSTSQLPIAQLGCAAGGAAIARALDFCRAHPGSNALIVACEFCSLCYQPTDIAVGTLLSNGLFGDAVAAVVVSDTANTGDVGIELRRNASYLIPGTAEWISYAVRATGFHFQLDKRVPGTMEPLAPVLRQVSEAEGWDAGMLDFYIVHAGGPRILDDLSKFLDVAPNQFRYSRETLTRHGNIASAVVLDAMRRLFEDTDNPKIGRGIIAGFGPGITAEISLGEWYV; this is encoded by the coding sequence ATGGCGATCCTGCACAAACCCGCCGTGATCTTCCCGGAGGAAGTTGTCACCCTCGAGCAGACGCTCACCATCGCCGAGCGCATGCACGCCGATAACCCGGATCTGGAACTGGCGCTGCGCCTGATCCGCAATACCGGGGTCGAGACCCGGAATATCGTGCAGCCCTTGGAACTCACGCTGCGGCATCCGGGCTTCGAGGAGCGCAATCTGGTGCACAACCGTGAGGCCAAGCACTACGTCCCGATCGTCGTCGCCGAGGCGCTGGCCAATGCCGGCAAGACCGCGAGCGATATCGACGTCATCATCTATGTGTCCTGCACCGGGTTCTCGATGCCCTCGCTGACCGCCTGGATGATCAACGAACTCGGCTTCCGGCCCTCCACCTCGCAGTTGCCCATCGCCCAACTGGGTTGTGCCGCAGGCGGTGCCGCGATCGCGCGGGCGCTCGACTTCTGCCGGGCGCATCCGGGGTCCAATGCGCTCATCGTGGCGTGTGAGTTCTGCTCGCTGTGCTACCAGCCGACGGATATCGCCGTGGGCACCCTGCTGTCCAACGGGCTCTTCGGCGATGCCGTGGCGGCGGTGGTGGTCTCCGATACCGCGAACACCGGCGATGTGGGAATCGAGTTGCGGCGCAATGCCTCCTATCTGATTCCCGGCACCGCCGAATGGATCTCCTACGCCGTGCGCGCCACCGGCTTCCACTTCCAGCTGGACAAGCGGGTACCGGGCACCATGGAGCCCTTGGCTCCGGTGCTGCGCCAGGTCTCCGAGGCGGAGGGCTGGGACGCGGGCATGCTCGACTTCTACATCGTGCACGCCGGGGGGCCGCGCATCCTCGACGACCTGTCGAAGTTCCTCGATGTGGCGCCGAACCAGTTCCGCTACAGCCGCGAAACCCTCACCAGGCACGGCAATATCGCCAGCGCCGTGGTGCTGGACGCCATGCGGCGGCTGTTCGAGGACACCGACAATCCGAAGATCGGGCGCGGCATCATCGCCGGATTCGGTCCGGGCATCACCGCCGAGATCTCGCTGGGAGAGTGGTACGTCTAA